The Cucurbita pepo subsp. pepo cultivar mu-cu-16 chromosome LG08, ASM280686v2, whole genome shotgun sequence genome contains a region encoding:
- the LOC111800820 gene encoding heat shock factor protein HSF8-like, translated as MDGNANGGEAGLTSGSGSSHPTVPPPITNANAPPPFLSKTYDMVDDPATDAVVSWSSTNNSFVVWNPPEFARDLLPKYFKHNNFSSFVRQLNTYGFRKVDPDRWEFANEGFLRGHKHLLKSITRRRPVHGHSQQQPQQSHGQSSSVGACVEVGKFGLEEEVERLKRDKNVLMQELVRLRQQQQTTDNQLQTMVQRLQGMEQRQQQMMSFLAKAVQSPGFLAQFVQQQNESTRRISEANKKRRLKQDGIAESEHTTVPDGQIVKYQPLMNEAAKAMLRQIMKIDTSHLEPLNHNTDSFLISDGLPSSCAAMDNGNSSTSVSGVTLQEVPPTSGASSFNSAASGIASHGPSTAISEIHSSPQATTSDKVSTTPFSVNAVRGPGAREASSLPVSETDVIMSELSQISEMVSENIIDAPEADYRAAETGNGAFSGLSLLEAANIPIEIDSISPDPDIDALLDNSNFWNDLLVHSPCQEEEVDFLTGGLPKTNEMQPLENMWDKSKHVDKLTEQMDLLTSEIKRV; from the exons ATGGACGGGAATGCTAATGGCGGAGAAGCTGGATTAACCTCTGGAAGTGGTAGCTCTCATCCTACGGTGCCGCCTCCTATCACTAATGCCAACGCGCCTCCGCCGTTTCTGAGTAAGACCTATGATATGGTGGACGACCCGGCTACTGATGCGGTTGTGTCCTGGAGCTCCACGAATAATAGTTTTGTGGTGTGGAATCCGCCTGAGTTCGCTAGGGATCTTTTGCCCAAATATTTCAAGCATAATAACTTCTCCAGCTTCGTTAGGCAGCTCAATACCTAT GGCTTCAGGAAAGTTGATCCCGACCGTTGGGAGTTTGCTAATGAAGGCTTCTTAAGAGGTCATAAACACCTGCTTAAGAGTATAACTCGACGAAGGCCTGTCCATGGTCACAGTCAGCAACAACCACAGCAGTCTCATGGACAAAGTTCCTCAGTGGGAGCTTGTGTGGAAGTTGGTAAATTCGGTTTGGAGGAAGAGGTTGAGAGGCTTAAAAGAGACAAAAATGTTCTCATGCAGGAACTTGTGAGATTGAGGCAGCAGCAACAAACTACTGACAACCAGCTGCAAACTATGGTACAGCGTCTACAGGGGATGGAGCAGCGACAGCAGCAGATGATGTCATTCCTTGCAAAGGCCGTGCAAAGCCCTGGCTTTTTGGCTCAGTTTGTGCAGCAGCAAAACGAAAGTACTCGACGCATAAGTGAAGCTAATAAAAAGCGAAGGCTCAAGCAGGATGGAATTGCCGAGTCAGAGCATACTACTGTTCCTGATGGGCAAATCGTCAAGTATCAACCTCTCATGAACGAGGCAGCAAAAGCTATGCTGAGACAGATAATGAAAATAGATACTTCACATTTGGAACCTTTGAACCACAATACCGACAGTTTTCTAATCAGTGATGGTTTGCCATCGTCGTGTGCAGCAATGGACAACGGGAACTCTTCTACTTCTGTATCAGGTGTGACTCTTCAAGAGGTACCTCCGACCTCAGGGGCGTCTTCTTTTAATTCAGCCGCTTCGGGTATTGCTTCTCATGGCCCCTCAACTGCCATTTCAGAAATTCACTCGTCGCCCCAAGCCACAACTTCTGACAAGGTTTCAACTACTCCTTTTTCTGTTAATGCTGTGCGCGGTCCAGGGGCTCGGGAAGCTTCTTCCTTGCCAGTTTCAGAGACAGATGTAATCATGTCTGAGCTTTCCCAAATATCTGAAATGGTGTCTGAGAACATTATTGATGCTCCTGAAGCAGATTATAGGGCAGCTGAGACTGGGAATGGTGCATTTTCAGGTCTGAGTTTGTTGGAAGCAGCCAATATTCCCATTGAAATTGATAGCATATCCCCCGATCCTGATATCGATGCCTTACTAGACAATTCCAACTTCTGGAATGATCTTCTTGTGCATAGCCCATGCCAGGAGGAAGAGGTTGACTTTTTGACTGGAGGACTACCGAAGACAAACGAAATGCAGCCATTAGAAAACATGTGGGACAAATCTAAACATGTGGATAAACTTACGGAACAGATGGACCTTCTCACTTCAGAAATTAAAAGGGTTTGA
- the LOC111800153 gene encoding glycine-rich cell wall structural protein 1.8-like, whose protein sequence is MAISKSLSLTFLLLLGLGLASAARTLLSYDPPHHSDVGYGYQHNPRVGYDHDHHDGPYGAYGGGSGGGYGAGAGSALGGSGYGSGGGGGGGSGYAGVGDLGGSGYGSGGGGGSGVGYGDLGGHGKGYGSGGGGGSGVGYGDLGGHGKGYGSGGGGGSGYGGGADHGVGYGSGGGGGYGAGGGAGYGPGGDRGVGYGSGGGGGSGGGYGGGAKGYGGGAKGSGYGSGGGAGSGYGGVGGEGGYDGGY, encoded by the coding sequence ATGGCTATCTCTAAATCTTTGTCTCTTACTTTTCTTCTACTCCTTGGTTTAGGCTTAGCTTCGGCGGCCAGAACCCTTCTCTCTTATGATCCTCCACATCACTCCGATGTAGGCTATGGATACCAGCATAACCCAAGAGTAGGGTATGATCATGACCATCATGATGGACCTTATGGTGCATATGGTGGTGGGTCCGGTGGAGGATATGGAGCTGGAGCTGGCTCTGCTCTTGGAGGCTCTGGATATGGaagtggcggcggcggcggaggtggTTCTGGCTATGCAGGTGTAGGAGACCTTGGAGGTAGTGGATATGgaagtggtggtggtggaggaagTGGTGTAGGATATGGGGATTTGGGTGGACATGGGAAAGGCTATGGTagcggtggtggtggaggaagTGGTGTAGGATATGGGGATTTGGGTGGACATGGGAAAGGCTATGGTagcggtggtggtggagggAGTGGGTATGGCGGTGGAGCTGATCATGGAGTTGGGTATGGTAGTGGCGGAGGTGGAGGATATGGAGCTGGAGGTGGAGCTGGATATGGTCCAGGAGGAGACCGTGGTGTTGGCTATGGGAGTGGAGGAGGGGGTGGGTCAGGTGGTGGTTATGGTGGTGGAGCCAAAGGGTATGGTGGTGGTGCTAAAGGAAGTGGATATGGGAGTGGTGGCGGCGCCGGAAGTGGCTACGGTGGTGTTGGTGGTGAAGGAGGATATGATGGTGGATATTGA